The DNA sequence CACAACTCATCCGCAAATCTCTCATCAAGTTCGTTGAAGGTGTAATTTCTAACTTCGGCGATGAGTACTTGCGAAAGCCCACCGAAGAAGACTTGGCAAGACTTCTATATATTTGAGAACAACGTGGGTTTCCAGGTATGTTGGGTAGTATTGACTGCATGCATTAGGAATGGAAAAATTGTCCCACTTCATGGGCTAGACAATATGCCGGAAGAAGCGGGAGTCCGACAATCATCTTAGAAGCAGTAGCATCTCAAGAtttgtggatctggcatgtttttttttggaactCCAGATTCGAGAAATGATATTAATGTGCTTGATCAATCTCCTGTTTTTGACGATATTTTGGAAGATCGAGGACCAAAGGTCAATTACATAGTAAATGgccatgaaaaaaatatggggTATTATCTTACTAATGATATATATCCTCAATGGGCGGCATTTGTTAAATCTATTCCAGGTCTACAAACGATGAAGTTGTTTGCTCAACATTAAGTCCGCGTGAAAAGATGTTGAGCGAGCTTTTGGTGTTTTGCAAGCTTGTTTTGCTCTTATCAAATGTCCATGTCTTATGTGAGATCGTGAGATTATGGGGAAAATAATGATTGCttgcataatcttgcacaatATGACAGTGGAAGACGAAAGAAGCACGTATTCGAACTATTGAGATACAACAGAATTTATTCAAGATCGACTTGGACAAAGTAGGTGAGAATGAAGATGGAGATGAGAATAATGATTTCATATATTCTACGAATTGGATTGCAAGTCTAGCTTCTTACATGAAAAATAGAGCCCAACTTTTAAACAGGGAAGCTCACAAAGCACAACTAAACGATTTGGTTGAGCATATATGGCAAAATTCGGAAATTGCAATTGAATATCTAGTTTTCATCTTATGTATGAGCaccaattatgtattttcaatttcgtatttcaattattgtaatttatgtgttttaaGTTTGTCTATATAATTTTGGGTTTGTCATTTATAGTGTTTTTtgtctaaattttattttgcaataataaatattcatgtaatattattattattaaaaaataatataaaaataaatatataatagtgTGGTTGGGTGGTCATTGATAAACCATGAAAATAGGCGTGGTTGGATTGGATGAATATTGATGATGTGGAAGATGATGTGGAGGAGAtggaaatgaattaaatattgaaaacgTGGatggttgggttgggttggatgGTTGCTGATAAACATGGTcttaacgacacgaaccacaTTGGGTCAATatgacacgataacaacacgacCTGATAACACGGTAAGAACCTGATAACAACTGGtttttattaacaaaagttACAAAACCTTGAATCTGAtcattaagagtctcattaaAAACCTAAAATCTGATTATACAATCTGATCTGATgaaaataacatcaatagaTTCCTAGCAACGAAATCCAAagaaatgcaacaaaaaaaatatcaattttaaaatattaaaaattaataatattataatattatttttaacgGGTAACTCGAATCTGTCACGAATTTTCGTGTTTTTAACGGATCGAACCCGATAAGGATacgaacccaataagctttGACTCAaatccattaatttcgtgTGGATTTGTGTCGCGATATCGTGTCGTGCCAAAATTGACAGCCATATTCTAACCAACTTCAATATTCGTGTATATTTTAGGATGATtcgtaattaatttaatatcgATTATTAGTTGAAGGTATAAAGATCTTTTGTGGCATGACAATGTCACAAAATATCTCCACATAATATAATTCTATTCTCCACgagtttttataattgtagATCGTAAGTGTCTTTGAGTATTTAAACAGTGGTTTAACTTTTATGTAACGGTGCTTAGTATTTGAGTTGATAGCTGGCTCAGTATAATATTTGGAATTAGAATTGATCACCtttatttgttgttatcgcaataatttattttatgaatataaaagaaatagcTGTAAAAAGTTCTGGTTTTAGTATGTATACTTAtttgagattttgaatttaatataacATGGTCGGCGGAGTGACTAACATTGCTCTTAAAACTGTTCACGATCTGTTAGAGGAAGCTAAATTCTTAATAGGCATGCGCAGCGAAGTGAAGGCACTAGAGATCATTCTTAAGGAAACGATAGCTCTTCGGGTTAACGCTAAAAACGCCAATGAGACCGTTGGTAGCTGGCTCAGGCGTGTTAGGGACCTCGCCTGCAGAGCCGATGATACCATTAGTCTGTATGTCTCATCCAATAGAAGTCTGCTCCACAAATACTCATGCATCCTTACAAAGAGGCAGGGCTACTCTCTTCACCAGATTGCCTCTAAGACCAAAGAAATCAAATCCAAGATGGCAAGTCTCAACTCTCAGTACTGGATAAGAAGCATCAAGAGCGCTAAAGCAGACAACCTTCAAATTCCCCTTTGAGACTGAAGATTTTGTGGGGAAAGAGAAGGAAGTGGAACAACTTGTATCCCTTGTAGTTGATGATGAAGCACATCTGAGTTATTTCGTTGTAGAGGATGGGTAGTATAGGCAAAATTAGTATTGCCAGAAAAGTGTACAATCACCCAACCACCAAGTGCTTCTTCGACTCCTTCACATGGGTTTGCGTTTCTCAAAAGTTTCACACCAAATCAGTTTTGGAGGATGTCTTGAAGTAACTCAGCCCACTTCACAATAGCTCATATTTGAGCCACACAGAGTTGTCACACCTATTGTTTCAAGTTCAAAAGGCTAAAAAGTACATGCTCATTGATGACATTTGGAGTGCTAACCATCGGGAACAACTTAAGAATGCCTTTCATCCCAAAAATTACATGCTCACTGATGTCGCAAACATTAGATCTGCAATCAAGGTTGGCTTCCTCACCGATGACGAGGGTTGGGAGTTACTCAAGATCAAGGGGAAACCATGTATACCCACCAATGTTCTAGGtaaattaattctatatataACAAGAGTTGAcaattactaataaattattgctttcttttttcctACTTCGCAGCTGaagaaattaatatgtttgaaaaaattgggaaaTAAATCGTATGCTAGTGTGATTACCACTCGTCATTTCATTGCTTGGCGGGATATTGAGTAACAATGAATCAAGTGAAGAGTGGAAATCGgttaataaaaacataagtGCCCGTACTGGTGTTGAAAATCCGAATGATGAAATTCGGCAAGTGTTGCACTTAAGTTATCTAGACCTGCCATATTACTTGAAGCCATGCTTTCTCTATATGGGTATGTACAAGAAAGACGAGGTCATTCTGGCAATATATCTATGTGTGATGTGGATCGCAAAAGGCATGATCTTGCACCATAATCACCCAAATGAAGTGAAGTTGATGGACATAGCACAAGACTACTTGACTGAGTTGACTTCTAGGTCAATTGTGGAAATTGCACGTGATGATCTTACTCGTGGATAGATGACTAGAACGTGTAAACTTCATGGCGCGATGAGAGAGATGTGCTTGTCACTGGCAAGAGATGGGGATTTTGGTTTGCAAAATTTAGATTACGAGGGTGGACCATTTAGTGGTTTTTTCCATGATAGATTGTCATGGTCAAAACGCgtcatttgattatttatttgaaaagtaaattacaaGAAGAAAGCAAAGAGCTCgcaatcacttttttttttttggatcaGCATGATTGTTCTCCACTCAACAATTAAATCCAGGAAAATTCACAGCAAGAAGTAAGAAATCCAAACTTCTAGAATTCATCacatgaaaagagaaaatcaCATGAAACCACAGAGAAATGCTAAAAAAAATCGGCTCATTAGTAGTGGCCATCTAATCTAGATCCTTTCTTGTCTTCAATAATAGTGGTTAAAGGCAGTGAATGTGGAGTCATGGTTCATCACCCGTATCCTCAACAGATTCCCTAGTCAATCCCATCATTCCCGACATGGGCCTCGTCCCCATCATTGTTGATAACTTGAATTTTTCTATTCTTGACCATGGACTTCTTTGTCCTTTCCCGACAGATTTTTCGATACTATTCGAAGTTTGCCTAGTGGGGTTCCATATCAAATTTATGTTCCACCTTTCCTTCCATAGCAGAACATCCTTGAGTCGACTTGGAGATAATACCCATGGAAATTAAATCCTTGGACATGTTGAGAGAATAACTTTTCGGCCCAGTTGTCTCCATTTCCATCTCCATAGTAAATTGGGGGGGGGTGTAGGAGTCCTCCCTCCGGCTGGAGGAGATCGGAGGAGTCCTTGGCAACGAGTCGACGGAGGTGGAGGCAACTGAGGACCAGGTCTCGGAGATGATCGGAGGGAACTTCATCATCCACAACGATTTGTCAGCTTTGTAGGTTTCAAAGTTCTCCATGGAATCCTCGAGTTTCTTCTACCTTTCTTCGTTGATTAACTCATCCAAGAGTTCGCAATCACTTGTGGCCAAAATCTCACCAAAATTGTGCGATCTCTACTTTCTGTCAATGACATGGAGGGAAGGCCACTCACTCGATTTCTGCATAGAATTGTTCATTTGAAGGAATTCAAAATGCTTAACACGCTATTTATAGGCGGATTTGTTTTCGAGGGAGGAAAGTTGCCAGAGAAGATAAGTAAACTAGTCCTCCTTCGGATTTTACGCTTGTGCGATTGACTGTTTAACGAGATATGTCGTCCGTGAAAAATTTGGTGTACTTGCATACACTAGATCTATGGAATAGTGGGAACGTTCTAATACTAAATGGTGTTTTAGATAGAATGTTACGATTAAGCATTTGTTCCTTCCGGTATATTGTGCTAAGAATTTAGAGGGTTATAGAATGAGGTTGGAAGGTCTTGAACAACTGGAGACACTTGTTGGGTTCAATAGTCTAGTGCACCAATTGGACTCCCAAACCCAAATGACGAACCTCTGACATTTTGAAGGCATAGTCCACGAATGCCAAAGTTTGTCGGATATCATTAATGCCTTTTATACAAGCTGGAGTGAGTGTAGATGTGGTGGACTTATAATCAAACAAGGCTACCATATTTCATCAGAGaaagatttgatgattttcaaGAAATTGTTCAAACTTcacaatttgtatatttttgttcCGATAGAAAATCTGTTCAAGGAGCTGGTAAAATATATACCTCTAATCGTATTTGCTTGATCTTGTCCGGGAGTAAAATTGAGGAGGAATGGAGACACCTGGAAAAATTCCCCATTTAGTACATATGTCGATGACTGATGCATGCTTATTGGGAGAAGAAATAACATGTCATGCGTCTTCGTTTGCTCGTCTCGAGAAGCTTATAATAGAAGAATTATCAAACCTAAGAGAATGAAAAGTGGAGAAAGGAGCCATGCCCCTCGTTTCTGAGATTGGTATTCATGACTGCCCTTTATTGGGTATGGTTCCGGATTGATTCAGATTCCTCAATGCCTTAACAGATCTGCAAATTAGTGGAATGCCTGAATTAGGAGAACGAGTAAG is a window from the Salvia hispanica cultivar TCC Black 2014 chromosome 1, UniMelb_Shisp_WGS_1.0, whole genome shotgun sequence genome containing:
- the LOC125194692 gene encoding uncharacterized protein LOC125194692 encodes the protein MENFETYKADKSLWMMKFPPIISETWSSVASTSVDSLPRTPPISSSRREDSYTPPQFTMEMEMETTGPKSYSLNMSKDLISMGIISKSTQGCSAMEGKVEHKFDMEPH